In a single window of the Necator americanus strain Aroian chromosome X, whole genome shotgun sequence genome:
- a CDS encoding hypothetical protein (NECATOR_CHRX.G26376.T1), with protein sequence MIILEFLVGILTIYVQNIRSQPAIPPPERPGEIHDLSYLQDSVEIEKLEPEHVKPVCPSGAIAFRMPQVVLCDPTIVNICPYEYTCVEAANGHLLPKDARSLCCKTSTLYSFATVFREIKLSPRIVPNPPLSAIEYVRLNVHTSATMHDPEIRTGDHFVLSPFKLLEPAYLKGVRLYAEQTRSSYIHVLLFDPLTPTESMQLYYDRSSGGGRYVDLTEPIADGGFIAKRVFNAAPMTNIENPQRPGPNREYRKLWVLLVFKTTDPLTRLYVFSTSDLHSKYKTVAEFLKSDTGRRLGTPVAGTFFYKDGCVERFFLTFEGKWCEKGAEHPGQLRF encoded by the exons GTGAAATCCACGACCTGAGTTATTTGCAGGATTCTGTAGAAATCGAAAAGCTGGAACCAGAACATGTGAAACCAG tGTGTCCCAGCGGTGCTATTGCGTTTCGCATGCCACAGGTGGTGCTGTGCGATCCAACCATAGTCAATATTTGTCCATACGAATATACG TGCGTTGAAGCAGCAAATGGACATCTTCTGCCGAAAGATGCGCGATCACTGTGCTGTAAAACGTCCACATTATATTCGTTCGCCACAGTTTTCCGAGAAATCAAACTCTCCCCACGGATTGTCCCAAATCCACCGTTATCAGCTATTGAATAT GTCAGACTCAACGTCCACACATCCGCCACAATGCATGATCCAGAAATTAGAACCGGAGATCATTTTGTGCTTTCTCCGTTCAAATTATTGGAACCAGCTTATCTTAAGGGAGTTCGATTGTACGCAGAACAAACTCGCAGCAGCTACATCCATGTTCTCTTATTTG ATCCGCTCACTCCTACGGAAAGTATGCAATTGTACTACGATAGATCGTCAGGAGGTGGACGATACGTGGATTTAACCGAACCAATTGCTGATGGTGGATTCATCGCTAAACGAGTTTTTAATGCAGCACCAATGACAAATATCGAGAATCCACAACGTCCTGGACCTAATCGTGAAT ATCGGAAACTATGGGTTCTActtgttttcaaaacaacagATCCATTAACACGTCTTTATGTGTTTTCAACAAGTGATCTTCACTCAAAATACAAGACTGTGGCCGAATTCCTGAAATCCGATACAGGAAGACGTCTTGGAACTCCTGTCGCTGGCACATTCTTCTAT AAAGATGGATGTGTTGagcgcttttttttaactttcgAAGGAAAATGGTGTGAAAAGGGTGCAGAACATCCTGGACAACTTCGCTTTTAA
- a CDS encoding hypothetical protein (NECATOR_CHRX.G26376.T2), whose translation MPQVVLCDPTIVNICPYEYTCVEAANGHLLPKDARSLCCKTSTLYSFATVFREIKLSPRIVPNPPLSAIEYVRLNVHTSATMHDPEIRTGDHFVLSPFKLLEPAYLKGVRLYAEQTRSSYIHVLLFDPLTPTESMQLYYDRSSGGGRYVDLTEPIADGGFIAKRVFNAAPMTNIENPQRPGPNREYRKLWVLLVFKTTDPLTRLYVFSTSDLHSKYKTVAEFLKSDTGRRLGTPVAGTFFYVSFLICL comes from the exons ATGCCACAGGTGGTGCTGTGCGATCCAACCATAGTCAATATTTGTCCATACGAATATACG TGCGTTGAAGCAGCAAATGGACATCTTCTGCCGAAAGATGCGCGATCACTGTGCTGTAAAACGTCCACATTATATTCGTTCGCCACAGTTTTCCGAGAAATCAAACTCTCCCCACGGATTGTCCCAAATCCACCGTTATCAGCTATTGAATAT GTCAGACTCAACGTCCACACATCCGCCACAATGCATGATCCAGAAATTAGAACCGGAGATCATTTTGTGCTTTCTCCGTTCAAATTATTGGAACCAGCTTATCTTAAGGGAGTTCGATTGTACGCAGAACAAACTCGCAGCAGCTACATCCATGTTCTCTTATTTG ATCCGCTCACTCCTACGGAAAGTATGCAATTGTACTACGATAGATCGTCAGGAGGTGGACGATACGTGGATTTAACCGAACCAATTGCTGATGGTGGATTCATCGCTAAACGAGTTTTTAATGCAGCACCAATGACAAATATCGAGAATCCACAACGTCCTGGACCTAATCGTGAAT ATCGGAAACTATGGGTTCTActtgttttcaaaacaacagATCCATTAACACGTCTTTATGTGTTTTCAACAAGTGATCTTCACTCAAAATACAAGACTGTGGCCGAATTCCTGAAATCCGATACAGGAAGACGTCTTGGAACTCCTGTCGCTGGCACATTCTTCTATGTGAGTTTTCTCATCTGTTTATAG
- a CDS encoding hypothetical protein (NECATOR_CHRX.G26377.T1), translating to MRKTDIVVNCAMDSHVPDGLLERMRTRESSKIQIREGVARSGVNRVDIGVQPHYSHQVDRLTPDPHIHGLYTERDRSLYDFPNRVTVPYTRLVQRVFCREMEHLNPL from the coding sequence ATGAGGAAAACCGATATAGTGGTCAATTGCGCAATGGACAGCCATGTGCCAGATGGCCTTTTAGAGAGGATGCGAACTCGAGAGAGTTCAAAGATACAAATACGAGAAGGGGTCGCCAGGAGTGGAGTAAATCGCGTGGACATTGGCGTTCAACCACACTATTCACATCAAGTGGATCGTCTCACTCCCGATCCTCACATTCATGGATTGTACACCGAACGGGACCGTTCGTTATACGATTTCCCTAACCGCGTAACCGTTCCATACACGAGACTCGTGCAACGAGTATTTTGTCGAGAAATGGAGCACTTGAATCCGTTGTAG